The Opitutales bacterium ASA1 genome window below encodes:
- a CDS encoding TonB-dependent receptor — translation MNEEEIELEEFVVEGIRGSLAKAVEIKRANIQSVDVIVSEDIGKFPDNNVVEALQRLSGVQVTNRFRGEVAAVTIRGLGDVTTTVNGRNVFTAAGRQVALQDIPAALLNRVDVYKTRSSDLIESGIAGVIDVRTQRPFDFADRRVVLAARGIYQEQADTFGPNVSALISDRWELENGGEFGALFSLSYARTEYRDQSVTAGAQVPFMTDQPLAGWVPYQRIFPDIDPNTGLPFWQAGLDDGLPTAPGSTLSMFGQQVPYLLSRDAIFASDFMGDRKRPAANLSLQFAPSDRATYTFEAFYNGYRDKIFNDLHFAFVDWWGSLSANPSADIDLYPGTNIMKARRNVGFPYGFMSGDFTEAETDSYVFALGAEWKLTDRLKLAADLAYQNSEYKSAFFAVRTDRVHRSINVDFNSGGGLPAFSYGDDPATPNVDESDITNPALWNVAQMWDNGNYDEGDAKTLKLDAEYDLDVAGFKTLRFGGLYDVRGAESGSRTQNAGGLGMPLSEFPSEAVYVNKDFFDGRSDVPRSWAVFNGDYIPANKDEIRSLYNSRINAGLLLEDQLVMRETFDVTEKTTALYAMSDFEYRPENAGTIDGQIGFRYVKVKNDTVFTDQTTLTRTPGSSSHDKVLPSITVRYAITNDLRVRLSYCETLRPPGFNDLNPTINYVEDVTDIGYGTASGGNVNLRPTESKNYDLSIEYYFGRGNAIYGSVFKRDIEGLVVPFRRRVTAQTVARPNGYDYILSQPFNASDGELKGFELGMIYFPENLPGVLDGFGVQASFTSLDSEQNIPLTNNAGDVVGQRSGPFFAVSDESYNVTLAYEKGRLGARLGYVWRSGFLNNNEAALFANPLGVYRRPERSLDLQISWNLSENLSLTFDATNLTDELVAQSHYGNQPGNATTNNFGNVLIGRTFAAGVRWSF, via the coding sequence GTGAACGAAGAGGAGATCGAACTCGAGGAGTTCGTCGTCGAGGGCATCCGCGGCAGTCTCGCGAAGGCCGTCGAAATCAAACGTGCCAACATCCAGTCGGTCGACGTGATCGTCTCGGAAGACATCGGCAAGTTCCCCGACAACAACGTCGTCGAGGCTCTCCAACGTCTCAGCGGCGTGCAGGTCACCAACCGCTTCCGCGGTGAAGTGGCCGCGGTCACCATCCGCGGTCTGGGCGACGTCACCACGACGGTCAACGGTCGCAACGTGTTCACCGCTGCCGGCCGCCAAGTGGCGTTGCAGGACATCCCCGCCGCGTTGCTCAATCGCGTGGATGTTTACAAGACGCGCTCGTCCGACCTCATCGAGTCGGGCATCGCGGGCGTGATCGACGTACGGACGCAGCGGCCGTTCGACTTTGCGGATCGTCGCGTCGTGCTCGCCGCACGTGGCATCTACCAAGAGCAGGCCGACACCTTCGGGCCGAACGTGAGCGCATTGATCAGCGACCGTTGGGAACTGGAGAACGGCGGTGAATTCGGCGCGCTCTTCAGTCTCTCGTATGCACGGACCGAATACCGCGATCAGAGCGTCACGGCAGGCGCGCAGGTGCCGTTCATGACCGATCAACCCCTGGCCGGTTGGGTGCCGTATCAGCGCATTTTCCCGGACATCGATCCGAACACCGGATTGCCGTTCTGGCAGGCGGGACTCGACGACGGTCTGCCGACCGCGCCGGGATCGACGCTGTCGATGTTCGGCCAACAGGTGCCGTATCTGCTCTCGCGCGACGCCATCTTCGCGAGCGACTTCATGGGCGACCGCAAGCGTCCCGCGGCCAACCTCTCGCTCCAGTTCGCGCCGAGCGATCGTGCGACCTACACCTTCGAGGCGTTCTACAACGGGTATCGCGACAAGATCTTCAACGACCTCCACTTCGCCTTCGTGGACTGGTGGGGTAGCCTCAGTGCGAACCCCTCCGCCGACATCGATCTCTATCCGGGCACGAACATCATGAAGGCCCGCCGCAACGTCGGCTTCCCCTACGGCTTCATGAGCGGCGACTTCACCGAGGCCGAGACCGACAGCTACGTCTTCGCGCTCGGTGCGGAGTGGAAGCTCACGGATCGGTTGAAGCTCGCTGCCGATCTCGCGTATCAAAACAGCGAATACAAGAGCGCCTTCTTCGCCGTGCGCACCGACCGCGTGCATCGCTCGATCAACGTCGACTTCAACAGCGGAGGTGGACTTCCGGCCTTCAGCTACGGCGACGATCCGGCCACGCCCAACGTCGACGAGAGCGACATCACCAACCCCGCTCTCTGGAACGTGGCGCAGATGTGGGACAACGGAAACTACGACGAGGGCGACGCCAAGACGCTCAAGCTCGACGCGGAGTACGACCTCGACGTCGCTGGTTTCAAGACCTTGCGCTTCGGTGGTCTCTACGACGTACGTGGTGCCGAGTCCGGCTCGCGCACTCAGAACGCCGGCGGCCTCGGCATGCCGTTGTCCGAGTTCCCTTCGGAGGCGGTCTACGTCAACAAGGACTTCTTCGACGGACGTTCCGACGTGCCGCGTTCGTGGGCGGTGTTCAACGGCGACTACATCCCGGCGAACAAGGACGAGATTCGCAGCCTCTACAACTCCCGCATCAACGCCGGCCTGCTGCTCGAGGATCAGCTCGTGATGCGCGAGACCTTCGACGTGACCGAAAAGACCACCGCTCTCTACGCGATGTCGGACTTCGAGTACCGTCCGGAAAACGCCGGCACGATCGACGGCCAGATCGGGTTCCGCTACGTGAAGGTGAAGAACGACACCGTCTTCACCGATCAGACCACGCTCACCCGCACTCCCGGTTCGTCCAGTCACGACAAGGTGCTGCCGAGCATCACCGTGCGCTACGCGATCACCAACGATCTGCGCGTCCGCCTGAGCTATTGCGAGACGTTGCGCCCGCCCGGCTTCAACGACCTCAACCCGACGATCAACTACGTCGAGGACGTCACCGATATCGGCTACGGAACCGCGTCCGGCGGTAACGTGAACCTCCGTCCCACGGAGTCGAAGAACTACGATCTCTCGATCGAGTACTACTTCGGCCGCGGCAATGCGATCTACGGATCGGTCTTCAAGCGCGACATCGAAGGCCTCGTCGTGCCGTTCCGCCGCCGCGTCACCGCGCAGACCGTGGCGCGTCCGAACGGCTACGACTACATCCTCTCGCAGCCGTTCAACGCCTCCGACGGCGAGCTGAAGGGCTTCGAACTCGGCATGATCTACTTCCCCGAGAATCTGCCGGGCGTCCTCGACGGCTTCGGTGTGCAGGCGAGCTTCACCTCGCTCGATTCCGAGCAGAACATCCCGCTCACGAACAACGCCGGCGACGTCGTCGGCCAGCGCAGCGGACCGTTCTTCGCGGTCTCCGACGAGTCCTACAACGTGACTCTCGCCTACGAGAAGGGCCGTCTCGGTGCTCGCCTCGGTTACGTCTGGCGGTCGGGCTTCCTCAACAACAACGAGGCCGCCCTCTTCGCCAACCCGCTCGGCGTCTACCGTCGCCCCGAGCGCAGCCTCGACCTGCAGATCAGTTGGAATCTGTCCGAGAACCTCAGCCTCACCTTCGACGCGACCAACCTCACCGACGAACTCGTAGCGCAGAGCCACTACGGCAACCAGCCGGGCAACGCCACGACGAACAACTTCGGCAACGTCCTCATCGGCCGCACCTTCGCGGCGGGCGTGCGCTGGTCGTTCTGA
- a CDS encoding GNAT family N-acetyltransferase, whose translation MCSYRLRPATLADLELLRAWDEQPHVVASDPNDDWNWETELQRSPEWREQLIAELTGRAIGFVQIIDPALEDSHYWGDVPAGLRAIDIWIGRSEDCGRGHGTRIMHLALARCFSAPNVTAVLLDPLASNTRAVRFYERLGFRAVGPRRFGEDDCIVMRLDRDTWAERL comes from the coding sequence ATGTGTTCCTATCGCCTTCGTCCGGCCACGCTCGCCGATCTCGAACTCCTCCGCGCATGGGACGAGCAGCCGCACGTCGTCGCCTCCGATCCCAACGACGATTGGAATTGGGAAACCGAGCTGCAGCGTTCCCCCGAATGGCGTGAGCAGTTGATCGCCGAACTCACAGGTCGGGCGATCGGATTCGTGCAGATCATCGATCCGGCGCTGGAGGACTCGCACTATTGGGGCGACGTGCCTGCGGGACTGCGCGCGATCGACATCTGGATCGGGCGGAGCGAGGACTGCGGTCGAGGCCACGGCACGCGCATCATGCACCTCGCCCTCGCCCGCTGCTTCTCCGCACCGAACGTCACGGCCGTCTTGCTCGACCCTTTGGCTTCCAACACTCGGGCTGTGCGTTTCTACGAGCGTCTCGGCTTCCGCGCCGTCGGGCCTCGCCGTTTCGGGGAAGACGATTGTATCGTCATGCGGCTGGACCGGGACACGTGGGCCGAACGGCTCTGA
- a CDS encoding 23S rRNA (adenine(2030)-N(6))-methyltransferase RlmJ, whose product MNYRHTFHAGNFGDVLKHAALISLFGAMQRKEKGFVYVDTHAGTGSYDLMAEAPGRTQEFVDGIGRLWKASALPEALEPLVGLVRRFNEQSGVPTGELRRYPGSPAIAAMLRREQDRLALSELHPEDFETLRRELCRQPRTSIQRIDAYSAVRAHLPAAERRALVLIDPPYEDANEVSRLHEGLAAGLERMPATVFAVWYPIKDRSGSGAFHALIQTLDLPPTLAVELTVRADDRADRLNGSGLLVLNPPWQIDRELEAIAIGLRELLALDAQARASVEWLVPER is encoded by the coding sequence ATGAACTACCGCCACACCTTCCACGCCGGCAATTTCGGCGATGTCCTCAAACACGCGGCGTTGATCTCGCTGTTCGGCGCGATGCAGCGCAAGGAGAAGGGCTTCGTCTATGTGGACACGCACGCGGGGACCGGAAGTTACGACCTCATGGCCGAGGCACCGGGACGAACACAGGAGTTCGTCGACGGGATCGGACGCTTGTGGAAGGCGTCGGCGTTGCCCGAGGCTCTGGAGCCGTTGGTGGGTTTGGTCCGGCGGTTCAACGAACAGTCGGGCGTACCCACCGGGGAACTACGGCGATATCCCGGTTCGCCGGCGATCGCCGCGATGCTGCGGCGCGAACAGGATCGGCTGGCGTTGAGCGAACTGCACCCCGAGGACTTCGAGACGCTGCGCCGCGAGCTCTGCCGACAACCGCGGACGAGCATCCAGCGGATCGATGCGTATTCGGCGGTTCGGGCGCATCTTCCGGCGGCCGAACGCAGGGCCTTGGTGTTGATCGATCCGCCGTACGAAGACGCCAACGAGGTCTCGCGTCTGCACGAGGGGCTCGCGGCGGGTTTGGAGCGGATGCCGGCCACGGTGTTCGCGGTGTGGTACCCCATCAAGGACCGTTCGGGGTCGGGTGCTTTTCATGCGTTGATCCAAACGCTGGATCTTCCGCCCACGCTCGCGGTGGAGCTCACGGTGCGCGCCGACGACCGAGCCGATCGACTCAACGGCAGCGGCCTGCTCGTCCTGAATCCGCCGTGGCAGATCGACCGCGAGTTGGAAGCGATCGCAATCGGGTTGCGCGAGTTGCTCGCGCTCGACGCGCAGGCTCGGGCCAGCGTGGAGTGGTTGGTACCCGAGCGCTGA
- a CDS encoding DEAD/DEAH box helicase, giving the protein MTPKPRPTRAPIEVPAISEDNEFVGLGLVPAIAAAVEAKGYTQPTPIQSEAIPVILSGRDVIGSAQTGTGKTAAFSLPILQKLGEHGPLRCLILEPTRELALQVDEALQTYGKFVDLSATVIYGGVGYGSQRDAIASGLDIIVATPGRLLDHIEQRAISLSGIQYLVLDEVDRMLDMGFLPDVKKIIGMCPTERQTLFFSATIPPELEGLTKWCLRDPHTIEIGRRRSAAETVSHAFYPVVESQKFALLENILESTNYESVLIFCRTKHGADFVANRLERKEHKVAVMHSNRSQSERTEALKGFKSGKYEVMVATDVAARGLDIQGVTHVINYDTPLHPEDYVHRIGRTGRAQTEGDAYTLLTEEEMKYAFAIERFINQKIERRKIEGFPYVYSAVFASQEAAPATVFRSRLYRGSKERR; this is encoded by the coding sequence GTGACACCCAAACCCCGCCCGACCCGCGCCCCGATCGAGGTCCCGGCGATTTCCGAGGACAACGAGTTTGTGGGGCTCGGGCTCGTCCCGGCCATCGCCGCTGCCGTCGAGGCAAAAGGCTACACCCAGCCGACGCCGATTCAGTCGGAAGCGATTCCAGTCATCTTGAGTGGGCGCGACGTCATCGGGTCGGCCCAAACCGGCACCGGCAAGACCGCCGCGTTCAGCCTGCCGATCCTGCAAAAGCTCGGCGAACACGGTCCGCTGCGCTGCCTCATCCTCGAACCGACCCGGGAGCTCGCGCTCCAAGTCGACGAGGCATTGCAGACCTACGGCAAATTCGTGGATCTCAGTGCCACGGTCATCTACGGCGGCGTCGGCTACGGTTCCCAGCGCGATGCCATCGCGTCGGGGCTCGATATCATCGTCGCCACGCCCGGTCGCCTCCTCGACCACATCGAGCAGCGCGCCATCTCGCTCTCGGGCATTCAATATCTCGTGCTCGACGAGGTCGATCGCATGCTCGACATGGGCTTCCTACCCGACGTGAAGAAGATCATCGGCATGTGTCCGACCGAGCGCCAGACGCTTTTCTTCTCCGCTACGATCCCGCCGGAACTCGAGGGACTGACCAAATGGTGCCTGCGCGATCCGCACACGATCGAGATCGGGCGCCGACGTTCCGCGGCCGAGACCGTCTCCCACGCTTTCTACCCCGTGGTCGAATCCCAGAAGTTCGCCCTGCTGGAGAACATCCTCGAGAGCACGAACTACGAGAGCGTCCTGATCTTTTGCCGCACCAAGCACGGGGCCGATTTCGTCGCCAACCGCTTGGAGCGGAAGGAGCACAAAGTCGCCGTGATGCATTCCAATCGCTCCCAGAGCGAGCGCACGGAGGCGTTGAAGGGCTTCAAGAGCGGCAAGTACGAGGTGATGGTCGCGACCGACGTGGCCGCTCGCGGGCTCGACATCCAAGGAGTCACGCACGTCATCAACTACGATACGCCGCTGCACCCCGAGGACTATGTCCATCGCATCGGTCGCACCGGCCGTGCGCAGACCGAGGGCGACGCCTACACGCTCCTCACCGAGGAGGAGATGAAGTACGCCTTCGCGATCGAGCGCTTCATCAATCAGAAGATCGAACGCCGGAAGATCGAAGGTTTCCCCTACGTCTACTCGGCCGTCTTCGCCTCGCAGGAAGCCGCGCCCGCCACCGTCTTCCGCAGCCGTCTCTACCGCGGCTCGAAAGAGCGTCGCTGA
- a CDS encoding cysteine desulfurase, with amino-acid sequence MPDSPATIPTNPADFAYDVEALRQDFPILDVRIGAKPLIYFDNAATTHKPQVVIDAIQRFYLLQNANIHRGVHYLSQQATDRYEAARGRIARFFNAASADEIVFVRGATEAINLVANTWGATNLREGDEILVTGMEHHANIVPWQLVARRTGAKLRVAPVTDDGEVDLDAYRALLGERTKLVAFVHVSNALGTVNPVDEMIGAAKAVGATVLLDGAQSAPHLPVDLQRLGCDFFVCSGHKIYGPTGIGILYGRMSVLESMPPWEGGGDMIQKVTFEETTFKAPPSRFEAGTPHISGAIALATAVDYLDRIGRERIAAHEEKIATYAVARLSTVDGLRIVGMPSKRAGAVSFTMDGVHPHDIGTILDSEGVAIRAGHHCTQPLMRRLGLSATARASFGLYNTTTEVDALVHALGHVRRLFS; translated from the coding sequence ATGCCAGACTCGCCCGCAACGATCCCGACGAATCCGGCCGACTTCGCCTACGATGTCGAAGCCCTGCGCCAAGACTTTCCCATTCTCGACGTCCGCATCGGCGCCAAACCGCTGATCTACTTCGACAACGCCGCCACGACACACAAGCCGCAGGTCGTGATCGACGCGATCCAACGATTCTACCTGCTCCAGAACGCAAACATCCACCGGGGCGTCCACTACCTCAGTCAACAGGCGACGGATCGCTACGAAGCAGCCCGTGGTCGAATCGCACGATTCTTCAACGCCGCTTCGGCCGACGAAATCGTGTTCGTGCGTGGCGCCACGGAAGCGATCAACCTCGTCGCCAACACCTGGGGTGCGACGAATCTGCGCGAAGGCGACGAGATCCTCGTCACCGGCATGGAACACCACGCCAACATCGTCCCGTGGCAACTCGTCGCAAGACGCACCGGCGCGAAACTGCGCGTCGCCCCCGTCACCGACGATGGCGAGGTGGACCTCGACGCCTACCGCGCACTGCTGGGCGAACGCACCAAACTCGTCGCCTTCGTCCACGTCTCCAACGCGCTCGGCACCGTCAATCCGGTGGACGAAATGATCGGTGCCGCCAAAGCCGTCGGCGCGACCGTGTTGTTGGACGGCGCACAATCCGCGCCCCACCTACCCGTGGACCTACAGCGACTCGGGTGTGATTTCTTCGTCTGTTCCGGCCACAAGATCTACGGCCCCACCGGCATCGGCATACTCTACGGACGCATGTCCGTCCTGGAATCGATGCCACCATGGGAGGGAGGCGGAGACATGATACAAAAAGTCACGTTCGAAGAGACGACCTTCAAAGCGCCGCCCTCCCGCTTCGAAGCCGGCACGCCGCACATCTCCGGCGCGATCGCGTTGGCCACCGCCGTCGACTACCTCGACCGAATCGGACGCGAACGCATCGCCGCACACGAAGAAAAAATCGCGACATACGCGGTCGCACGCCTCTCCACCGTCGACGGTTTGCGCATCGTCGGCATGCCCTCCAAACGCGCCGGCGCCGTCTCCTTCACCATGGACGGTGTACACCCGCACGATATCGGCACCATCCTCGACAGCGAGGGCGTCGCCATCCGCGCAGGCCATCACTGTACACAACCGCTCATGCGGAGACTGGGCCTCTCCGCGACCGCGCGAGCCTCGTTCGGGCTCTACAACACCACGACGGAAGTCGACGCGCTCGTGCACGCCCTCGGCCATGTTCGA